One Drosophila teissieri strain GT53w chromosome X, Prin_Dtei_1.1, whole genome shotgun sequence genomic window, ATAACTCATTGATATGGTTTATAGATAGGGTAATCCTTTGTTTTGCAGCGCTATTATGTTAAGAGCTTTATGTTTACTATCGCATTAGCACAGTGCTTTATTATCTAATCATGAAGAGCTTAGATTTTCGATTAGGACTTGCGCAAGTTCTCGCCCAACTTGAGATGTAAATCTCATTGGGCTTCGGGGCTAGAGAAACTTCTACTTGAGTTGCTGCTCCCGCCGCACGTATCAAACTGAACCATCACGTCTGGTTCTGGTTTCAAAGTTCCTCGGGGCACTCCATTAATTGCATCAACGTCCTCGGAACGTTGCACCATCCTATCCCCAATTTCATCTAACTACTTCGTCGCCAGCCTCCATTAGTCGCTGCTAATAGCTCAacaaaactgtttaacttgtGTGCTCGTCCTGCCTCGTGTCAGTGCTCCACCTGGGCCACTCCTCCACTCCGCCACTGCTCCACTCCGCCACTGCTTCATTGCTCCACTTGGTGCTCTGGGCGCTCCTCCTGCCACGTAATGCGCCATCTGCCATCTGCATACGCTTCGCTGCCTCGCTGCCTCGCTGCGGCGCTTGTCTGCCTGCATCCTCCTCCGTATCGTATGCTCTCcacattaattaaacaaaccGTTTCCAGAGCAACACCCTCACAAGTTTCACGCCGTAAACAGAGCCGTAAACTGAGAGAAACGAGGACGTTGCACTGGCAAAAGGCCAGGTCTTTAGTTGCTTAAAGGTTCAGTATTTATGTTAGCAATTTAAGCTATCCAAAACTAATAGCATAATAGATCAATTACTCTAATACCCATTTCATTGGATGGGCTAACAAGGCGAAAagttttcattcaatttacATAGTTGTAGCAATTCGTATTTCACGTGCAAGgaccacacggcgtatgcggCATTTTAAGTGCGTATACGCCCGGTATGCCGACAGGCCGTGGGTGCACgtggatgtgggtggtggttggtgggaCTGGCTGTAGGTTACGAAGGGAGCATTTTACAGGTGCACACGACCTGCTCGATTGGCTTGACATGCACAAATTGTTGCAGCTCCAATAAGAGGGAAGGCAACATAAAAACGGTTGCATGCAAGGCAAAGAAAAGCGAATAAAAAAACGTGGAGCAACGCGGAGGTGAAAGGTGAAAAGGATGCCCGGGCAGGTTGTTGTCCTCGGCCATTGCCACACCCATTATTATGGCGCTAAATGCGAGCGGCTCGCCAGCAAATTGCCCCAAGCCAGCGCAAAGCCACCGAGAGACCACCGCAAAATGGGTCAATTGAAAGTTTGCAAGTTAGCTGTGTTTGCTGTGGCATGTGCTCAGTGGCGACTTTTGTGTTGGCATTGCGGTTTTGTCCATGGAGTGCAAGGAGCACTATGGAGCACTATGGAGCACTAATGGACATAATTTCCATGCCGACTAGCAACTGCGGAGTCGGGGTGAATGCATTCGCACCCATGAATAGTTGATGTCTTCCGCCTTTCGAGTCGAAATGCAACTGCTCCGTCTGACTGACAGGTAAACGGAATGATGATTGCTGATTGAATCGCCACTTTTTCGATCGATCTCTGGCTATCAGGAACTGTCAGTCAGGAAACCATTCACTTCGGAAGGGATACGTTTCAGTTTGCCCAAGCTAAACTTCGCATTCAATTGCAAGAGGTGGATAATCCAGCGAAATCACGTTACTTCCTTGTGGCTCCTGGTTGCGATTAAGAGTAACTCATGAAGTGCCACTTCCCAAAGTGTTTACTCCTTTGACTTTGTGGCGCTGGCAGGCGAGATGCAAACCCAGCTGGTAGCTGGAAAAGCTGAATGAATTGAAAGCAGCTTGCACCAGCGTCATCCATTTATGCAACAGTCGGGGCAAAAGGTTGCCGTCGAGTCGGGTTAACAACCCCAAAAAAATACGAGGACACAACAGGACGCCATGAAGCACACAGTACGCAGCACACAGCACGCTTTTTGAAATCAGATTACAAGTGCGCTCGAGTGCACAATCCACACAATTGCAGCCGCTCCTCATGTTGCATGCACCACTGTCTCCGTTTCGCATTCGTGTTGATGGCTGTGACCTGATGTCAAGGTTATTCACAAGCCCGAACCTTAGCTAAatccccccaaaaacccccacACACATTTTGCCGTTTGAGTGCACGCTGGAAAACAAGTGCAAACATATTTCGGACatctacattttatttgcttcgCAAAAGCTAAAATATAGCAATTCTTGTAAGGAATCGTATGAATGCAGCTTGCATAATGATTATGcatatttccatatttaataGAAATGCTCCCAAAACTTGACAAATTTTCTTTCCGTGCCTGCGGACTCGCGTGGCTCTACAGCCAGATGTTATAATGATGCCCGGCATTATTTTCGAGTGGCTTTGCGAATAAATGATGCGTGCTCGGATCGGATCGCATCGGATTGAACGGATCCGTTGGCTTTGCTGGCTTTGTTGGCCTTGTTGGCATGGGAAGCGTGTGAAGCAGGATGTGGCCCCTCGACTTGCTCCTCTTTCCCTTTGCAGATTCACCTGTCATCCAACATGTGTCATGTGTCAGATGCATGCCGCGCCGCCTTAATTAAACATCCCAATCACGTAGCGagcatatttcatatttccattttgccaGCAAACATTCGGCGAGTGtgatggtgtgtgtgtgtgagtgtgagtgccgCCGCCAGCTAAAAAACCTGCACAAATCTCTATAATCTTTTATCAGCGGTACAGTGCGTGCCATTGTGTATGGCATACATTGCTGGAATTGTAGCGAAAACTTTCCTTTGCTATGGCTCACCATACATTCAAAGTCAAAGTTCGAGCGAGCATAGTATTCATGAAACGCACTGTATTAGTCGCACTTGTATCCCGATTTGTGCTGTGTCCACTAGACGGCGATTAGTTTCAATTGGCCGTGGCGAATGGTTGGGGACTTTTCATTAAGTTTCTGTTTCGAGTGGCtattgttctttttttgtgctgctgttattattattcgcCAGCTCTGTGTGCTTATCTcgatctgaatctgtatctgtatctgtatctgtttctgaatctgtatctgaatctgaaactGGATCTGCTATCTGCTATTAAGCGCAATTGGAGAGCGCATGCTGTGTCCGCcggtgggtgggtggaagTGGACGATGGGTGTTCCGGAAGGCCAGAGATTCCCCCGGAATGCGAGCGTCTATAAATAGAGGGCCATCTTCTGGCAGGGTTTAAAGTTCAGTCGAAGGCTGCCGACTGCCGGCTGGCGGCTGGACACCAAGTTCAATGTATTCGCGGCGGAAATGTCTGGCATCCGATACAATAAAtcccagcacacacacacagatatatagacatgtatatatgtagatgtatatacatatatgttttgGAGGGGGGACCATTATTTAATTAAGCCGGTCgtatgtatttgtatctgcaaAATCGGGTGCGGGGCCCAGAGCCCAGAACCCAGTCCACCGATTCAGTGAGTCCACGTCGGTCCGCCAATCCAGCCACGCattaccatatatatattcgccAATCGCTGATCGCTGATCCCACTAATCCCACGAATGTCGGCCACATCCGGTtcatcttcctcctccatATGCAGCTCTAGCAGCTCCACCGCCGAACCGCTGGAGCCATCGAAGCCAGAGCCACTGAAGCCACCAATAGCCACCGTGAGCTACCAGGATGAACAgaagccaccaccaccagctgctactgctgctgctgctgctgctccagcggCAACCACGGCGGTCACCAGCCAGCCGAGGTCGCACTTCACGAGCAGCCACCATCACTACCACTTGCCGCACCAGTTCCAGCATCCGCACCACCAGAACCACCACACCCACAGTGTCCGGGTGCCCACGCCGACGGTGCCCAGCAGCTATgccccaccgccgccgccgcccgaCAGCGGGAGCAGCAGTTCGCCCGCGGACCGCCGGCGACTGTTCATGGCAGGAGTGGCTCCGCCCATTGCCGCCGGCGCTGGCTCCATGATGGCCATGCCAGCCGAGCCAGTGGTGGCCATATCGCCGGGTAGGGTCTCAGCTCGCTCGGGTTCGCAGCACCACGTGACCATCGACGAGTCCAGTCTGCCCAGCCACAAGGGCAACATCCAGGAGACTCCGGGACCCAGTGGCCTGATCATTGGCGGCGGCGATGGCGACGGCGATCGCGACAttggaggcggcggtggcggtggaccAGACAGCTCGGATCCGCCCTCCTCGCCCGGCGGCAGCAGCTCCCAGCCGGCGCTCAGCGGCAGCCAGGCGGACGGACAGCTGGCGCTGATGTACCACTCGCACCAGCTGACCAACTATCCAGTGCTGCCCGCCATCAAGCGCACTCACCGGCCATCCTTCGTCTATCCGCCGATGCCAAGGGTTAAGGCGTAAGAAGAATAGTTTACTAGATAACTGGCAACTATataatattgtatatatattacagCGGCGATGCACTGGCCACTCTGTTCTCCGCACTCTACGGCAAACTATTGGTCGTCATGGGCATAGCCTTTCCCATGGCCGAGGTTATATCCACCTATATCCCACCCTCTTTCTATGAGGTGAGCCCTATAAACCCACTAATAGCTATGACCATAACCCTTTCCATCTTCCGGTTAGGTGTACTATTTGTACTTGTACATTGGCAGCATGATATTCCTGCTCTTCATGTACGCCACTCTGATATGGGGACGTCCCAAGTTGCCAGTTCCGATTGGTAAGTTTTGAAACCGTACTGGAACAGTGTGTGTGGATTATTCAATCGAAATCTTGCACTTCGCACAGCAACATCGCCGAATAAGTCGGCAACGAAGGCGAGCGGTACGGACAGCATGGACGAGTCGGACACGGATAGCAACTCCGTGCACCACCGACTTCCGCCGCCGATTCCCGTGCGGCGACCATCGCTTCTCTCGCCACTTGGACGCCGGGATGCCCACTACGGCAGCTTCTATCTGCGCATGGGCGCCGTAGGTAAGTGTGCTTCAGTAACTTGTGTACACGATTCTAAATGCTAATGCTGTCAATTGTAGCCTTTGGAATTGGCAGCATGATCTACTCGGGCCTGGAGTTTGGGCAGTACTTCGAGCTCAATCCGGACACCAAGTGCCACAACGTGCTGCTGGCCCTGACCCCGGCCACCCGGATGGCTTTCATCTTCATTCAGATGTACTTCATCTTCCTGAACAACGAGCAGATCAAGGTGTATCGCTACAAGATCATTGCACGCTTCGGGTTAATGCACATGATTGGCACGAACCTGGCCGTTTGGCTGAATGTCCTGATCCAGGAGACGAAGCACGAGATATTGACGTTCTACAATCCGGAGAATCGCACGCTGAGAATTTCGCACCGGATACCGGGACACTCCAGAGGTCATGCCATAATCCAGCACGATCCGACGGCCCATCTGCGAGTGCCGCGCGGCTTGAAGGGACCATACCAGATCTTTGAGTGCCGGCGAACGAACATCATCGGTACATTGGTGCAGGACGCCTCGCCCTTTCTGTTTCCCTGCACCATCGAGTACTCGCTGATCTGCGCGGCCATACTGTACGTGATGTGGAGGAGCATCTCCAGACCGCAAACACCGACGCCCCAGCGGCCGGATATGATCAGCTCGCCGATGAAGCGATCACCGCACCACTATTCCGTGGACTGTGCCCGTGCCCACAAGGGATTGTTTGTGGGCATACTCATCCTGGTGCTGACCATCATATCGCTGATCATCTTCTTTGTGCTGATCTCACGGCCGGAGTTCGTGGCCATGGCCGTAACGGAGGTGACCATTTGCGAGCTGCTCATCTATGGCACGGCCACGATTGCCACTTTGGTGGGCATGATACAGATCCGTCATCTGCAGTACGATGCCTACCGGAGTTTCTCGCTGGATGACATCCTTCTGGTGGGTGCGCAGACCGGCTCGTTTCTGTACAACATCTTCACGGTCATCGCCGGGCACTTCACCCTGCGCAGCGATGACATGTTGGTGCCCATCAATGCCCTGGCCTCCATTGTGCAAACGGCCTGCCAGACCATGTTCATTTTGGACGCCAGCCGGCGGCAGGCCGTCAGTCCGGAGCACTTGCGCAAGAAGCCGGGCCGCGAGATCGTCACCTTCATGCTGGTcgtcaatctggccatgtggGCCATCAGCACGCTGGAGAAGTCACGCGCGGAATCGCATCCCATACAGCTGAACTTCTACGGCTTGTGGGCATGGACGATTATCACGCATGTGTCGATGCCGCTGGCCATATTCTATCGATTCCATTCGACCGTCTGCCTGTGCGAGATCTGGAAGAGGGCCTACAAGCTGAAGCCCACGTATATGTGAGAATTCGCCCGCTCGCGCATCCAGAGCAttgcgcagcagcagcaattctGCGAGGATCTCAAGACGAACCTGTCCTACTGCTACTGCTCCACTACGCTGGCTGGCGGCGAGCTGGAGACCGTCGAGGAGGTGGATAGCGGCGAGTGTAATTCGGCAGAGGATGCCGCGGCCGGATCGGGAGGATCGGGAGGATCAGGCGGATCGGGCGGATCCCGAGGAGGTGCTGGAGGTGCCGCCGAAGCGGGAGAGGCCGGTGGAGAGGGGCAACAGGGCGGCGACAGCAGCTGTGGACTGAAGGTACCCAACCGGGCACTGTCGCCGCAATCCCTCAATACGGAAAAGGCCTTCTGTCCGGTATACGTGATCAACGGCGAATGAGTTTACGCGCACTTTGAGTTCATCGACGCGATCAGCGGGCATGAGCTCAGCTTTGTCTAGGACTTGCATCTGCTGGacaccaaaccaaaccaaaccaaacgaaaccaaaccacaccacaccacaccacttCACACCACCATTACCAATCCACCCACCAACGAACAACCAAAAACCATACAACTAGGCACCCATCTTCGAGAACcaccaaaagcaacaacatttGACCAAGCGGATGCAAGCGTTGAGAGCCAAAAACATATCCTAGAGGGAAAGAGGAAACCATGGGAGTCAGAAGGGTCTCAAGCAAtggaaaatcaaaaagttaGGCACAAGCTATGATAAAAACAATGGGTTAATCTTAGGATATGCAGCAAGGATAAGTCAATGTTGAAATCACAAGCAATGCCACTagggcgtatacgcaataaaTTCCCAAGCAGTTGTCACAagtgcgtatacgcaatatctTAAATGGTTTTAGTCTCGTAATGTTCACTCACTACCGCAATGCCCACAACACCATTTGCtctaaaagaaacaaaacgGAATGAAAGTTTAAGGGTTACATATGCAGACTTTAGCATTAACCAAAATGTTGTATGCGATTTGAAGGCCGTATTTTGGGATCTCTGGTAGCAAGTGAGCAGTGAGTAGTATTGtaggcaaaagaaaaaagcaaacacgTAACCGTAGATGAATTCATGTTTaccccacacacatacagccGCAAGTTCTACGAAAATATCAAGTTTGATAAATGTTGCAAGAAACTGGacaacattttatatatttatatatagcaACTGACTGAGGATCAGAGAAAACGGGTTGTGAACCAACCGCACTACGAGGCATGCCGCCAAACTAACGATCAACCAAAAATATAGAGAGCAGTATACCGAATACCGAATATGTATAACCGAAAACAGCGAGTTCTATCACAGATATTTACAATGATAATTAATCGGCGTTCCAAAGCAAGCTGCATATATTTCAGCAACTACAAGTTAGAAGAGGAAAAAAGAAGCAAgaggaaaagaggaaaagagGAGAAGAGGAGAAAAGTGGAGAAAGGAGAGGAGCAAGAGGGATTGGAGAAGTCATTAACCCCACCAGAAATCGAGGAGTCGCAAAAGTTATTAGACAACACTGTACTACATAGTAGACGGTTCACGCAGCCTAGCACCTAAGGATATAATACtcacatacatgcatatgtagaAGTTCAATCCGCATTGCTAAAGtcccccccgccccccttttCAAAgaccccacccccacccatgGATGGTTTGAGCCCCTTGTTGAGACGCCTGATTTCTGATTAGTAGCATAGCATTTAACCAAAATTTGTTAACTTGACTTGAATCCGAATAGGTTTTTTAATGTGATACGTTTGTGCTTGTTCCGATTCCCcaattttcccaatttccccGGAAAACCCCCACTTCAGTATTATGAAAGCTCAAAGAAAACGAAATTGTAGAAGGACAAATCAAGAGATTGCGAATAATTCGAATAAAATCACTTACTGTAAGACGCACAAATCTATTTAAGAACGTATAAATAtgtctgtgttttttttgtctaCCATAATGGTATAAGATACGTATAGATATAGACTCATAGACTCCACTCACACATACGACGATGCGATGCGATCTATGTTTTCAATGCCAAAGAGTTCCATTATGTAGCCTATGTTGTAATTCTTGTTTCTTGTTGAGTTCGAGTTTTTTGAATCTACTGACTCATCCATTGTATATTCAAAGTTATATGAATgccaaaatcgaaatcgaaatcaaaaccaaaaacaaaaagaaaaacaaaaacacgaaCACGAACAAAAATCTtaagggaaaacaaaagcaaacaatatatatatatatatacatatatattaaattagttatttcaatttttatacaCGTACTAAATTTTTAACTAGAATTAACTGTAACTTTGTATGCATTTTCTTACATGTATTTATTGTACGCCGACTCGAAAAACACTGCTCGAAAAATCGCACGTTcagcgaaaatgaaaattgaaaattgaacattgaacattgaaaattgtattgtatttacAGCCGATTGTATTAGAATTTATTGAAACTAAGTAGTTATGATGAGCGATCGAACTCATTAGAGGAACTCCTAATCCACGTAGAATCGAAGGACATTTTATgcgaaattaataaaactcaaagaaaatcggacacaaaaaaagaaaaaacaaaaacaaactgaaataTTCAAGTTATACCCGACAACCACTATTTGTTCTTATTATTCaagaagaaaaatcaaaataaacgtAATAATCGTAATTGTGGGACTCACTTTTAAATGCGACTAAGAAACTGCTTTCTATTTCTgaacttttcaatttcaatttcatattCAACTATTTAATGATTTCAATTCTTGTATATTTTCCAAAACATAACCACACgactttttgcttttccatttccaatttcTGTGGTTGTTTctcaaacaataacaattcaACTGCATCTTTGAAttcatataatataataattatagtTCATACAATATTTATGGTTACGCATTGGATTGTTCAAATATTCCCTAGGAGTATTTGCTTTATTCGCATAGTAAGTAATTGCAATTTCACATTTCTCACCATCATTCACTGTTCTATTCTAGCCTTTTTCCAAAAACCTACGCTCCCTGTTCTAGAATCcactttccatttcatttcaaaacctttttccaaaaaagaaatactcAACCAATACAACTTGACTAAGCCTAGGAAAAGCAATTTGTATTAAGTGTTACAAGTATTTATACGTATGTATTTACAATAATGGCTATGAAGATATGAAGTTAAAACACACAAAGTAAAACTAGTCGTGAATGTTCTGTGTTCCCcaaaaaacatacataaattacCACCACCAGCCAGCCCCTGTACACCCCGAAAAGAAAACTATATTGACTATAAAAGAGCAgtaaatatgcaataaatatgaataataaattgaaacgTAATTCGATTACTATGGAAAATGGCGTTGTTTTTCATACCGAATGTGGGTCAGCCCCGACTGTCAAATACTCAGTGTGCTGCGTACAAAGCGTTAAGGAGTGCGCTTTTCGGTGCCTCAGGGTGGGGTTCTCATCAGGACGTGGTGGGGGCTTAGGGGCTAAGGGGGGCTGTTTTTTAGGTTGGGGAATGGGCGCAGTagcagctacagctacagatacagatacagatacagatagagatacagctggagatagagatagagatacacACTCGCAATTATATCTTGAAGCGCGTGCATGTATCTGCGAGTTTCCCCCGTTTCTCCTACTTTCTCCCCCCTCCATGCTTGCATCCCTTAGAGCAAGATGGACGATGGCATTCCCCAATTCCCCACAAGctacctctctctctctctcgcttttTCGGCGGCTGGGAAGCCTTTGTGGATGCTGTTTCCCCTGACTCGCAGTGCACTGCAATCTGTGGATGCCATGTGCCAGATATCCTTGGGTATATACACGCACCAACTGGTTACCCGGGATTGGAACCACGCCCTGGCCAACCGAGCTGGCCGAAAACTAGGTTACCACCGCTCGAGACTACATGATTACACACGAAAGGCGGAAAGGCTGAAAAGCAGGAGAGTTTCGATGTTCGAGAAAGGGTAAAGCTGCGATTCAATTGCCAAATGCCGCGAtgttttacaaaaatgttGGGATATATCATACACTTAGGGTATGTTTTACCACATTTCGTTTGCATTTCCATGCCGGATTTAGTCctaattcaattaactttCCGCCCATGTGAACTTATTGTTTATGCCTTTTTGTGTGTGGGggtgcttttgttgttgttgttgtgggcaCGCCTGCAATTAGATACAAATGCGAGCGGCCTACGTACATAAATGCACCCTGTTTGGCGGCAAAAGCTGAGGACCAAAAGGTGAATGTCCTTTGGCAGGACTCGACGCATGCGCTGCGCCTGGGcaggagcatggagcatggagcgtGGAGCGTGGAGCGTGGAGCAGCTTTTCTCGCACTTTGCCACCCAAGAACAAGAGGAAATTCGGAGAGCCGCCCAACCCAGCAGCTTTTTTATGCATCTTTGGTGGCACGATTGTTGGCTCCACTTTGCACTCGCCCCGTGTCACACCTTTTTGGCCCATTAGCGTCTTTTGCTgcacatatttatgtatgtatgtatatatgtatatagtgtGGGTCGCCCAGGGGAGTTCCCGCTTTTCCGGGCAGTCGGGTTCGGATGGCGATAATCTGATTACGCCGCTGGACACCACGGGACACCCGGAAGAGTCCACTCCTCGAGGCTCAGGGGTTGGCCACCAGTGGCCATCCAGGTTTGCCCAATTCCCTAATTGCTTGGGCAAACATGAAGGCTACTACTGCTTACTCGGCCGATAATTAATTCCAATTCACAACGATTTGTCGACTTCCGTTTGTGTTCTCTAGCCtcgccaaataaaatattagaaaatCGTTTGATATGCTGATCAAACAGCATGTTTCAGTATGTGTGCCACATTTGTTCAGTTTTAAGCACAGTTTGCAGTGCATTTGGATGAGGTATCGCCATTGCTCTCGTGTCTGGCTTAATTATTCAATCTGTCGCATAGGCATTACCACTAACTCACGTGCTTTGGCCACATTTCCCAGACATTTGGGCTATAATCATTTATTACTGTGCCTCGGGACTCGCCACTGCCACTTTTGCGTTGCAGCGAAGGGTGTGAAGGGGGAGAGGCAGCTAAGAAATGGAGAAATGGCAGAGGTACACTGAAAAAACAGCAGCCGagcaaataaaagtgaaatgctCTATCACTTCAGACTACGACAGATTTCGTGCAGTGCACTGCATTCTTTAAAAACCAGCACTAGATTTTGACCAAATCTGGAAATTAGAGAATGGTAAAggaaaatttgaattatttgttttaattttatctttatacattttggataatattgaattattaC contains:
- the LOC122623877 gene encoding proton channel OtopLc, whose translation is MDSSPDLSLKLRRGSSDSRDNFYMDFAQGIDSDIEEVDNTANNQEAGEVPPPPLPTISLAEEVLLLVAPPPPPPSLLGQPLPTLTETDDIPPTPTPPPQQKDDEGDDEDEREEPDPEQDQGARAAPSPPGSPINSVLELDLIPPPPLSPMEDAGLRTDDDGEGEETDDAEEVAAIPPPHEMLDIESNPDEEEVEEEDEEEQEQEQASQEDTPKEEDEEEDDDKSTPPPPLPPLPSNFSYVQGHNLGQVTPPLTKSPSTSPSPPVTPPPCPELNISRMVSPPAQHISQIPPLTPSDESEGEAESQPNSPPPRLEAEQPPPDMDQQEPEEPEDPELPEPENEPEPEPEPEPVSGAREDYSRSLDNEDESTTITTPPSNGYSASSIIAPPPEHFAELDEDRGFIPPPPLEQEPEEEDEEEEEELTKGTDEISVDRESLQDQGGDSISSPRPASILTGSISTSVGGGGAGGSPKPESRGPSRSGSQRSQLRSGSQQGSLAGSRGGSRIGSRTGSVASAQAAGVLSPQASLKSQTSIRSQGQACVRSPAGSIKSGSQRVQSPQAGEGAPAMPSPPLMRSPPPELARQMHSPPRITTPPRVCSPPLVSSPPKLAESAAAAVGVAAAVKEQIGSSSSTAEPLEPSKPEPLKPPIATVSYQDEQKPPPPAATAAAAAAPAATTAVTSQPRSHFTSSHHHYHLPHQFQHPHHQNHHTHSVRVPTPTVPSSYAPPPPPPDSGSSSSPADRRRLFMAGVAPPIAAGAGSMMAMPAEPVVAISPGRVSARSGSQHHVTIDESSLPSHKGNIQETPGPSGLIIGGGDGDGDRDIGGGGGGGPDSSDPPSSPGGSSSQPALSGSQADGQLALMYHSHQLTNYPVLPAIKRTHRPSFVYPPMPRVKAGDALATLFSALYGKLLVVMGIAFPMAEVISTYIPPSFYEVYYLYLYIGSMIFLLFMYATLIWGRPKLPVPIATSPNKSATKASGTDSMDESDTDSNSVHHRLPPPIPVRRPSLLSPLGRRDAHYGSFYLRMGAVAFGIGSMIYSGLEFGQYFELNPDTKCHNVLLALTPATRMAFIFIQMYFIFLNNEQIKVYRYKIIARFGLMHMIGTNLAVWLNVLIQETKHEILTFYNPENRTLRISHRIPGHSRGHAIIQHDPTAHLRVPRGLKGPYQIFECRRTNIIGTLVQDASPFLFPCTIEYSLICAAILYVMWRSISRPQTPTPQRPDMISSPMKRSPHHYSVDCARAHKGLFVGILILVLTIISLIIFFVLISRPEFVAMAVTEVTICELLIYGTATIATLVGMIQIRHLQYDAYRSFSLDDILLVGAQTGSFLYNIFTVIAGHFTLRSDDMLVPINALASIVQTACQTMFILDASRRQAVSPEHLRKKPGREIVTFMLVVNLAMWAISTLEKSRAESHPIQLNFYGLWAWTIITHVSMPLAIFYRFHSTVCLCEIWKRAYKLKPTYM